The Pleurodeles waltl isolate 20211129_DDA chromosome 7, aPleWal1.hap1.20221129, whole genome shotgun sequence genome includes a region encoding these proteins:
- the LOC138246760 gene encoding olfactory receptor 6N1-like: MLVNFFQGMTRVSLAACLLQSYFCMSMICTEFILLTAMAYDRYVAICIPLHYTVTMNKLTCLQLSAAAWIGGLLDPVAHIVLMSKLSFCGSNIINHFLCDMTALLMLSCSSTQIIETLTFTIALTVIMALFILTLTSYVYIISAILKIRSSEGRHKTFSTCASHLTVVLLFYGAVFIMYVRPTSSYSLKYDKILSFLYIAAVPLCNPFIYSLKNKELKNALFGNIHKRVK, from the coding sequence ATGTTGGTCAACTTTTTTCAAGGTATGACTCGTGTTTCTCTTGCTGCCTGTCTGCTGCAATCATACTTCTGTATGTCTATGATCTGTACAGAATTCATTCTTCTCACAGCAATGGCTTATGATCGGTATGTTGCAATTTGCATACCTTTACATTACACAGTCACAATGAACAAACTTACCTGTCTTCAGTTGTCGGCTGCTGCTTGGATAGGTGGGCTCTTAGACCCAGTAGCACATATTGTCCTAATGTCAAAACTCTCTTTTTGTGGCTCTAATATAATCAACCACTTCTTATGTGACATGACAGCCCTACTGATGCTTTCTTGCTCCAGTACGCAAATTATTGAAACCTTAACATTTACCATTGCTCTTACAGTAATTATGGCCCTGTTCATTCTGACTCTCACATCGTATGTTTACATCATATCAGCCATTTTGAAAATAAGGTCTTCTGAAGGTAGACATAAGACCTTCTCCACTTGTGCCTCACACCTAACTGTGGTCCTTTTATTCTATGGTGCAGTCTTTATCATGTATGTGCGACCAACCTCTTCTTACTCTCTGAAATACGACAAAATATTGTCTTTTTTGTATATTGCTGCAGTTCCTTTGTGTAACCCATTTATTTACAGTTTGAAAAACAAAGAATTGAAAAATGCCCTCTTTGGCAACATTCATAAAAGGGTTAAATAG